From Zingiber officinale cultivar Zhangliang chromosome 5B, Zo_v1.1, whole genome shotgun sequence, the proteins below share one genomic window:
- the LOC121985196 gene encoding acyl-protein thioesterase 1 homolog 1-like isoform X2, translating to MSYGSSSVASGAKTTGRSYEFGRTYVVRPKGMHLATVVWLHGLGDNGASWSQLLETLPLPNIKWICPTAPTRPVAVFGGFPSSAWFDVGDLSESGPDDVEGMDASAAHVANLLSAEPADVKLGVGGFSMGAATALYSATCSAHGKYGNGKLYPVNLRAVVGLSGWLPCARSLKNKLEGDTDTATRASSLPILLCHGKGDDVVPYKHGEKSAEALKSSGFENLRFETYNGLGHYTVPGEIDDVCKFLTATLGLDGSQS from the exons ATGAGCTACGGGAGCAGCTCGGTCGCTTCAG GCGCTAAAACTACCGGAAGGTCGTACGAGTTTGGGAGGACGTATGTTGTTAGACCCAAAGGGATGCATCTGGCTACCGTTGTGTGGCTTCATGGTCTTGGTGATAATGGAGCAAG CTGGTCACAACTTCTGGAAACCCTCCCCCTTCCAAAT ATTAAGTGGATATGCCCAACTGCTCCTACCAGGCCTGTAGCTGTTTTTGGAGGATTTCCTTCATCTGCCT GGTTTGATGTTGGTGATTTGTCAGAAAGTGGCCCTGATGATGTTGAAGGAATGGATGCATCAGCTGCACATGTCGCAAATTTGTTGTCGGCAGAACCTGCAGATG TCAAACTTGGTGTTGGTGGCTTTAGTATGGGTGCTGCCACTGCCTTGTACTCTGCAACTTGTTCAGCCCATGGGAAATATGGAAATGGCAAGTTGTACCCTGTGAATTTACGTGCCGTTGTCGGTCTAAGTGGATGGCTGCCATGTGCTAG GAGCTTAAAGAACAAATTAGAAGGTGATACCGATACTGCAACAAGGGCTTCATCTTTGCCTATTCTACTTTGCCATGGAAAAG GAGATGATGTAGTGCCATATAAACATGGAGAAAAATCTGCTGAGGCTTTAAAATCATCTGGTTTTGAGAATCTTCGTTTTGAAACATACAATGG ACTCGGTCACTACACGGTCCCTGGAGAGATAGACGATGTTTGCAAGTTCCTTACTGCGACGCTGGGACTTGACGGTTCTCAATCTTAG
- the LOC121985196 gene encoding acyl-protein thioesterase 1 homolog 1-like isoform X1, which translates to MSYGSSSVASGAKTTGRSYEFGRTYVVRPKGMHLATVVWLHGLGDNGASWSQLLETLPLPNVTIILNISYVVSTYNGSIILIVFFPMQIKWICPTAPTRPVAVFGGFPSSAWFDVGDLSESGPDDVEGMDASAAHVANLLSAEPADVKLGVGGFSMGAATALYSATCSAHGKYGNGKLYPVNLRAVVGLSGWLPCARSLKNKLEGDTDTATRASSLPILLCHGKGDDVVPYKHGEKSAEALKSSGFENLRFETYNGLGHYTVPGEIDDVCKFLTATLGLDGSQS; encoded by the exons ATGAGCTACGGGAGCAGCTCGGTCGCTTCAG GCGCTAAAACTACCGGAAGGTCGTACGAGTTTGGGAGGACGTATGTTGTTAGACCCAAAGGGATGCATCTGGCTACCGTTGTGTGGCTTCATGGTCTTGGTGATAATGGAGCAAG CTGGTCACAACTTCTGGAAACCCTCCCCCTTCCAAATGTAACTATAATCTTAAACATCTCTTATGTTGTTTCTACTTATAATGGATCCATCATTCTCATAGTATTTTTTCCCATGCAGATTAAGTGGATATGCCCAACTGCTCCTACCAGGCCTGTAGCTGTTTTTGGAGGATTTCCTTCATCTGCCT GGTTTGATGTTGGTGATTTGTCAGAAAGTGGCCCTGATGATGTTGAAGGAATGGATGCATCAGCTGCACATGTCGCAAATTTGTTGTCGGCAGAACCTGCAGATG TCAAACTTGGTGTTGGTGGCTTTAGTATGGGTGCTGCCACTGCCTTGTACTCTGCAACTTGTTCAGCCCATGGGAAATATGGAAATGGCAAGTTGTACCCTGTGAATTTACGTGCCGTTGTCGGTCTAAGTGGATGGCTGCCATGTGCTAG GAGCTTAAAGAACAAATTAGAAGGTGATACCGATACTGCAACAAGGGCTTCATCTTTGCCTATTCTACTTTGCCATGGAAAAG GAGATGATGTAGTGCCATATAAACATGGAGAAAAATCTGCTGAGGCTTTAAAATCATCTGGTTTTGAGAATCTTCGTTTTGAAACATACAATGG ACTCGGTCACTACACGGTCCCTGGAGAGATAGACGATGTTTGCAAGTTCCTTACTGCGACGCTGGGACTTGACGGTTCTCAATCTTAG